AAATGCCTGACGAGCCGTGTCCAATTGACCCCGTTCCCGCTGGATCAGACCCGTCAACAACCATGGCGTCGGATTGGTCGGGAAATCCCGGGCCAGCGCCCGGTACACGTTCAACACCCGGTCCACCTCATTGCGGGCCAGATAAGCCCGGGCCAGGAGCAAGCGTGCCTGCCATGCCTCCGGATGCCGGGCGGCGAATGGTTCAAGCAGCTGAATGGCCCCGCCGGGATCGCCCCGACGCAGCCGCAGCTCCGCCAGTAATACCACCGCCTCGGCATTGTCCGGAGCGGCTTCCAGGGATTGTTCCAGGCTGGTGATGGCCCGGCTCACGTCGTTGACCATCAGCGACGCCAGGGCCATCTGATACAGCACGCGCGGATGATTGGGGATCAGCTTGAGGATCTTCTCCAGCTCCGCCACGGCATTGGTGTAGCGGCCCTGGGCCACCGCCAGTTGCGGTCGCAACAACAACGCCGGAAGGTTCACCGGATCCCGTACCAGGACCCGCCGCAGCGCCTGATCCGCCGCATCCCAATTCCGCTCCGCCAGCTCGAGCTTGGCCAGTTCGGTCCATGCCGGCAAAAAATCGGGCGCTTTTTTCACCAGCTCTTCCAGGATCGCCCGCGCGCCGGTCCGGTCCCCCGTGGCCGCCTTGAACTCCGCGTAGCGCAGGCGATACGGCGACCGCAATGGCCCCAGTTCGGCCGCCTTCTTGAACTCTTCCTCCGCTTCACGAATCTTGTCCGCCCGCGCAAGCCATGTCCCCCGGGCAAAGTGGGCCGCCGGCGAATTGGGTTCCACCTCCAGGGCCCGCTGCACCGCAGCCTCCGCCCGCGCGCGGTCCCCCTCCCGGGCATGAACACCGCTCCAGACCAGGTGATAGCCGGCACAACGATCCGCCGACCCCGCCAGCTTTTCCAGCCACTGTCGCGTTTCGGCCAGGTGATTCGTCGAAAGGGTGGCGTCCCACAGCAACAGCCACGCTTCGGTATTCGCCGGCGCGCGCGTCAGGACCGCCAACGCCTGCGTCCGGGCACCGCCCACGTTGCCCAGGGCCAGAAGACACTGCCCGAACGCGACCCGTACATCGGCGTTGTCCGGATCCAGCTCGGCGGCCATGCGCAGAACCGAATGGGCCTCCAACAACCGACCCTCCTGGTGCAGGATCAACCCCAGCCGCACCACGGCAGTCCGGTTCGTCCCCCCGTATTTCAGGGCGTTCCGGTATTCGATCTCGGCCCGGTCGTAATCCCCCGCCTGATAGAGTCGCTCCGCGCGGTTGAGATGTCGTTGGACGCGCGCCTCGCGCGAACAGCCCGTCAACACCATCAAGGCCGCGCACACCGCCGCCGCGGCCCATCCACACACTGTTCGTTGCATCCTCCGATCCTTCATGACGTGACTCCTGTCTTTCCGTCCCCGGCCCGGGGTGGGTCGCCCGCCCCGATACCGCTGGTCACACCGGCGCCCACGCCGCCCGGGGCCGCGGCCAGTGCCGGGCCGCCAGCCCCAGCCCGGCGCTGCTCCCACCACCGCAATCCCCATACCAGCGCCAGGAACGGAATCAAAGAAAGCGCAAAGAAAATCGGCCCACCCTGACTGTGCAAGGGCGAATCAATCACCCGCGGGTCCACATGCAGCGTCAGCAACGAAATGGTGACGATGCGAAAGGCATTGCGAAGGATCGCCAGCGGGATCACCGACGCCACCAACACCGCGCGCAAACCGTGCGAACGCAGGAACCAGTATGCCGCCACCCAGCTCACAATGAACAACACATACGTGGACCGCACCCCGCTGCATTCCTGGGCCACCATGATCGTCAGGCCCGGCAGTTGAAAGATCAAACCGTCTCGATACAGCGTCGTTCCCGTCAGCCAGAACATCCATGCGGCAGCCTCCGCGGATGCGTGTTGAAGGAAAATCTCCACCGCATCCCGCAGCCCCGACGGCATCGGCAGCACAAACACCGTCAGTAAAACCGGTAACAGATAGGCCCGAACAAACCCGGCGCCCACCAGGGCCAGTAACCCCGCCCACAGGAAGCACCACCAACCCAGCACGGGCCACAGAAGCTGGTCACACGCCTCCGGCAACAAGCCCCGTTGCCCCAGCCACCCTCCGGCCCGCAGGGCCACCCCGCCCAAAACAGCCGGCACAATGGCCAGAACCGGCGACCCCCGCACCCGCCCGGGTCGACTCGCCCAGCCCTGTCGAATCAGGTAAATGCTCACCAGCGGCACGAGAAAGACGTGCGAGTACAGTTCCGTCCGCCACGCAAATCGCGCATAGTCAGACAACGGCCGCAAAAACACCAACGTCAGCACCACGGCGTAGACGGCAAACCACACCAGGGCACGTTCGACCGGTCGGCCCTCCGGATTCCGCCAGAGCCGCGCCGTGTCGGAAATGCGACTGAACAGGGAAGTGGAAGTGGGATCACTCATGGCTGGACCCATGAACGAATGAATCCTCGCTGGACGGCATCCGCATTCCGCAGGGCAAGGCCCGGTGTCTTTCCGGAGCCACCGGCCTCCGCCAAGACCCTCGTGTCACGCACAGCGTCCAAAACCTCCTCGCCCGTTGCGCTCAGCCACATGCCGCCCCATTCAAACCACACCATGGAACCGCCAGCGTCACCGAAGTCCACCGGGCACCACACAACCACGGTCGTGCCCCACCTCCCGCACAGCACGCGAGATACCGCGTTCGTGCGGTGAGCAGCAATCCCGGCACAGATAACGGCGGCTCTTCCTCAAAGAATACCTCGGGACCGACGGCGTCCCCAGCGCCCGCACGAACAGCGGGCACGGAGGACCGTGCCCCTACCACGATGGTTGTTTGGGAGGGACCGCGTCCCCGCGGTCCGCAAGAACACGGGCGCAGAGGACTGCGCCCCTCCCGGTAGGCGTTCGCCCACACAACATTGTCGGTTGTCAAGGACGGTGCCCCTGGATCAAAATGACTCCGTGTTTGTCCCCAGTGTCTCCGCGTCTCCGTGGTCTTTTGGGTCGCCTTGCCGCCATGGGAAACCAGCAAGCACCAGGGCGGCGCCGTGCATCAGGCCTTCCACACCTGGCCCGGTCGGGTCGGACAATCCCGCATGGCGTTGCGGGTATCCACGATGCAATCCGCCCACTCGGCCAGTTGCCGGTAGTTCACACACGCATGGTTGGTGGCAATAAGGACCACGTCGAAGCTGCGGATCGTTGCCTCGTCCCAGGGCACCGACCGTTTCCCCGCCCAATGAGGGTGTTCCCGGGTGGGTTTGATGACCGGCACGTAGGGATCGTGATACTCCACGATGGCGCCACGTTGGTGCAGCATGTCCATGAGCACGTAACTCGGCGATTCGCGGTCGTCGTCCACGTTGGGCTTGTACGCCAGACCCAGGATGAGGATCCGGCTCCCCTTGACCGCCCGACCCCGGTCGTTCAACGCGTCGGCCACCCGGTGGACCACGTACTCCGGCATGGAAGTGTTGATCTCGCCCGCCAGCTCGATAAACCGGGTGTTCTTCCCATATTCCCGCGCCTTCCAGGTCAAATAGAACGGATCGATCGGGATGCAATGCCCGCCCAGGCCGGGCCCGGGATAAAACGCCATGTAGCCGAACGGCTTCGTCTTGGCCGCATCGATCACCTCCCAAATGTCAATACCCATGGCGCTGTAGACCACCTTGAGCTCGTTCACCAGTGCGATGTTCACGCTGCGGAAGATGTTTTCCATGAGTTTGGTGGCCTCCGCAGCCCGACACGAGGACACGGGCACGATGGTTTTGATGGCCTTGCGGTACAGGGCGCTGGCACGTTCCAAGCACGCCGGGGTCAGTCCCCCCACCACCTTGGGGATCTCCGCCACCCGACTCTGCGGGTTGCCCGGGTCCTCCCGCTCCGGGGAGAAGGCCAGGTGAAAATCCACCCCCGCCTTCATGCCCGACCCCTGCTCCAACACCTCGCGCAAATCCGTGTCCGTGGTGCCGGGGTAGGTCGTCGATTCCAGAACCACCAGCGCGCCTTTCTGCAGATGCGGCGCGATGGTACGGCCCGTGTTCAAGATGTACGAGATGTCCGGTTCCCGATTCTTGTTCAGCGGCGTGGGCACGCAGATGATCACCGCCTCCACCTCCCGGACCCGCGAAAAATCCGTGCTGGCCTCGAACCGACCGGCCGCACGTTGTTCGGCCACCGCCTCGGACGGGATGTGATGGATGTAGCTGCGTCCGGCGTTCAGCGCCTCCACCTTCGCAGAGTCAATGTCCAAGCCGAGCACCTTCACCCCGGACCGTGCGAATTGGAGCGCCAAAGGCAGCCCAACGTATCCCTGACCAACAATCGCGATTTGCATGGTGAGATCTTGGAACATGGAATCCACGGC
This DNA window, taken from Limisphaera ngatamarikiensis, encodes the following:
- a CDS encoding exosortase/archaeosortase family protein → MSDPTSTSLFSRISDTARLWRNPEGRPVERALVWFAVYAVVLTLVFLRPLSDYARFAWRTELYSHVFLVPLVSIYLIRQGWASRPGRVRGSPVLAIVPAVLGGVALRAGGWLGQRGLLPEACDQLLWPVLGWWCFLWAGLLALVGAGFVRAYLLPVLLTVFVLPMPSGLRDAVEIFLQHASAEAAAWMFWLTGTTLYRDGLIFQLPGLTIMVAQECSGVRSTYVLFIVSWVAAYWFLRSHGLRAVLVASVIPLAILRNAFRIVTISLLTLHVDPRVIDSPLHSQGGPIFFALSLIPFLALVWGLRWWEQRRAGAGGPALAAAPGGVGAGVTSGIGAGDPPRAGDGKTGVTS
- a CDS encoding nucleotide sugar dehydrogenase — its product is MQIAIVGQGYVGLPLALQFARSGVKVLGLDIDSAKVEALNAGRSYIHHIPSEAVAEQRAAGRFEASTDFSRVREVEAVIICVPTPLNKNREPDISYILNTGRTIAPHLQKGALVVLESTTYPGTTDTDLREVLEQGSGMKAGVDFHLAFSPEREDPGNPQSRVAEIPKVVGGLTPACLERASALYRKAIKTIVPVSSCRAAEATKLMENIFRSVNIALVNELKVVYSAMGIDIWEVIDAAKTKPFGYMAFYPGPGLGGHCIPIDPFYLTWKAREYGKNTRFIELAGEINTSMPEYVVHRVADALNDRGRAVKGSRILILGLAYKPNVDDDRESPSYVLMDMLHQRGAIVEYHDPYVPVIKPTREHPHWAGKRSVPWDEATIRSFDVVLIATNHACVNYRQLAEWADCIVDTRNAMRDCPTRPGQVWKA